The Engystomops pustulosus chromosome 7, aEngPut4.maternal, whole genome shotgun sequence DNA window ggggcagcgtaTGAAATACCGTAATTAATGGTGGgtggtagcataggaaataattatgaggggcagtctagtaattaatggggggagggaggcagcattattcaataattaatggagaggggtccccgtatatttcaaaattaattgacccaattaattaattgattgggccaatatataaaatagttcacacgGGGttgcagtatagtaaataattaattgaggggggcccagtgtattacggatgcggtcacatgtaccgctatttatttttaaactttagtccggccctccgatGGTCTGaaagggacagtgaacggccccctatgtaaaaagtttggggacccctggtctatagcttattcatgagattttattaactatttcaagggggacacaaacaaaatcatcaatttttattttggatttttagcattttttccccccactcaccgtaacataaaaataatattttatctttattctctggttcactactattacggtgatacctcagttatatagtttttcttatctttgctcaattttcctgagcaaaaccaatattggagaatatcgcattgtttttactattgacaactttttagggctataacttctgtatttttctgttgtcagacctcgttgagggcttatttttttgcgaaaagagttgttcttttcagtcgtatcatatcagggaacgtaactttttttgatcactttttagaacattttttgtgatggtgtttgatgaaaaattgtatattacgggaagtttttcgagtttttttttacgtcgttcaccgagcgggttcaagattgatttagatttattgtacagattgataccaaatatgtacgtgtttttctgttttatatactttatttgcatttcatgtgtaactggggagattatgggacttttattttatttatttatttaataatataataaaatgatttcatctttttttttttttacttttttacattttctacttcttggcttgaacaagcgatcgtccgatcgcttattcaagcctttacactgcaatacacttgtattgcagtgtataatgaaagtaactgagcatgctgcgaatgctcagttacatacagccaagtcctgccaggaaggcagaacccggcgggtagaggagccggaagccccgggtcactcgtcggaacccggggctgaggcaggagggatcggatccccgcgggacacgccgcggtcatgcttgaccgcagcatgtaaggggttaaacacccgggatcggagctgtaagatcacagcccgacaccggcgagacctggtgtcccgaaatcttcttctgatgcgccggcgtacgcgtcagaagaagtacccttaatgaccgccgtaaaaagccgatagggcggtcattaaggggttaaacacaattCAGTGgcatcttgtgaacatggccATAGGCTGCACTCATGGAATATTTTTGCACCTCAAAATACatctgcattttttttaccatcaTTAAGACTGATGTGATTTGTGATGCGTTTTTGCCTGGTGCATTTTCTGTGCCTATCAATCGCAATGAAAATCCACTGTGTAAAGGCGGCCTACGAATGTAcaagtaatatttccatgtagtagTCAGTGGGACCCGAGAAACATTTTTACTGGTGGCCCTAGGtcccccagtctgaccctgccCAGATCCTTTTGTTCCCAGAGGTAATTCATCCATGCAAAGGCCTTCCCAGAAAACAGGGAGACAAGGAGGCATTTATCTGGAAACTAGATGTGTctagttttgtttgattttttttttttgcgactttttgtgacATCCACATTtggattcttaaagggaacctaccaccacgattctacctataaagttagaatgggtggtaggtggatgtatgggacgtgagcatagccctttttagagctaatcctcaagtccccgctatctttttaaaatctttaatatcctaatatgtaaattttctcaagcggctactggggcgtggagtagccggacatgaggctacacatcgcggctactcccagccccagtagcctcttttctcctcctaccctgacatcttcaacACGCAGCTCctagtagctgcgcgccctcgactGAGAAGCCACAGAACGGCCGGCCCGCAGCTACGAGCATgtccggctactctacgccccagtagccgcttgagaaaatttacatattagggtattaaagattttaaaaagatagcggggttgaggattagctctaaaaaggactatcctcacgtcccatacatccacctaccacccgttgtacctttataggtagaatcgtggtgataggttccctttaaaataaatcaGGTGCAACAGTGAAAAACTCAGTTGCTATGAACTTTGCAAacaaaaaaagtttgataaatgcccccccaatGAAGGCTATTTTCATTTGATCTATATAGGGCCGGTTCCTATCAGCATTTTGGCTTCCGTTGTTGCAGTTTCAGTTATCAGATACATTAATagcaaattactttttttttcaaagaatacctttaatctgttaaaaaaaaggaTACCTTGCTGTCCATTACTGTCAGTtagtttctctttttttattacgTTATAGCCATCAGTTATTTTTATTCTTACTAAACGCTACTAAAGATGGATGGTCTAACCAAAGATGCAAAACTGTTAACTAATGGACACCATAATGTCAGaatctgaggtagtggatcctctgtaccaccataAGCGATGGcataagccgacaccttggagcggaatctaagtggcacctggttttcaccagagcccaccgcaaagcgggatggatttGACAGGCAGCAAAAGGTTgagataggcagcacaggatcaacatcAGGGACAAAGCAGGagttcaggacaggcagcacggagtcaaagtcaggactCAGGACTAGGAAACTAAACACACTTTTTCTGAGGCAAACAGCACAAAGATCTATCAGGGAATGTTGGGAGAGACCGCTTTTATtaaattcctggaaatggccagcaccaatcagcggtgcgctggccctttaaatctacgagcgccggcgcgcgcgccctaggaggttgTGGGTAgtggagcaggaacgtggagaggtaaagCAGCTCCCGGGACACATAGCATGCTAATTGAATTGAATGGGAAAAATAAAGATCCTTTatttgtccgtttttaaacagAAAGAGCTAAATTGAATACTAATATTAATTGTttgtttatatagcacacacagattacccaatggggctcacaatctaatcaatctaccagtatgttttggagtgtgggaggaaaccggaggaaacccatgcaaacacagagagaacctacaaactctttgcagtgttgaacccaggtccccactactgcaaggctgtagtactaaccattaagccaccgtgctgcccaagcTAGACCGCAATGGGAACTGGTCCTGAGGATGCGGTAACTGAGGTCATGTGTCAGTGTGGGGGTGAATTCAGATGCTTCTGCCTGATTTTTACAATTAAcagctattaaagggaacctaccaccacaaatctacctataaaaggtagatcgggtggtaggtggatcaatgggacgtgaggatagcccttttaagggctaatcctcacgtccccacacttttttgttaacttttattaaacttgcatgcaaatttacttatgcggcctcgtccggcgatcctgccgtctgctcatgcgcagaagagcaggcccgcgcctgtttcggagcagtgaccgcgcaggcgcgggcctgctcttctgcgcatgcgcagacggcaggatcgccggacgagggcgtagctccgcgccgaagatggtgactaggaggggaaaagaggctaccggggtgtggagtggccgcctcgtgtaacctcagatgcggctactccacgccccagtagccgcataagtaaatttgcatacaagtttaataaaagttaacaaaaaagtgtggggacgtgaggattagcccttaaaagggctatcctcacatcccattgatccacctaccacccgatctacctttataggtagatttgtggtggtaggttccctttaagggggctTTCCAGGAATTATAATTGATGTCTCTTTGATTGCTGGAGGCTGACACCGGCTCGCACACCACTGCTGTGAATATAAAACAGAAGGCATAGATATGGAATCGGATAGCTGTACTCTCTCTCTAGTAGCCGGCAATGGCTCCCTTTCATATATGGCGATGCAGTTTAGATTCAGTTTAAAGGCTGCATCCATGTATTGCGTTTAGAAACGCAGTGCGAATGTAATTGGAAGGGGCTGAGCTTGATCATGTgcgtttccattgaaacacatgcgatcggtaaACAGCCAGCCTTATGTGGTGCTAATACTATGGTAAATAGGGTCGAGCCCTGCCCACATACATTTTTCTGCTTTTCTAAACGCAATGTGCGAATACTGCCAAATGGTATCAAATGAACAGACCCTTGTAGTTTTTAAATTGCTGTATACCAGAAGCTGGCAGTCGAAATGTTATGTTTTTCCACAGATGCTCAAATAAATTCGTCATGACAAACACTTTCCTCTTAGTAAATGAAAACGTCTCTTGTGATTTCTTTACCAATATATAAAGACAGACTCTTCCTTTAGAGGAAAACTCTGCACTGTTCTCATTACAAGATGACATTGTTCTTATAACTTAACCTTGCCCTCATCAGTCATGGCGACGCCGGGGGCATATCCGATCACGtgacagcacatgtcccccggaAGTGAAGATGTTGGGAGCCCATGTGAAGGTAACTTGTCGGCACTGTCGGAACATGTGCTGCTACGTTGCGTTTATACGTTAGACGATGGAGTTGCTGCCCTGAAAGACCTTAGCTTTCATCATACCTCGCAGTTCTGGGTGATAGGGCATGCTGAGAAATGTAGTATAGTCTCGTCTTCTTGCATCACCTAAATAAAGGTTTTCTGTAATGAAATGTAAAGTTTTTATATTGCTCAATCTGAAAATTGTGGGCAGTGGGGTTGGGGagacgtttttttttttggggggggggggggggaccaatgCACCAGGCATTCAGTGCTAGCTACATTTCTATCAGACATAGATAACTACAAGAATTATCTGATGATCATTAGTGGCTAGAGATGCCAAGACCAATTTTACAGATTTACCAAGTTTCAAAAAGttaaacttaaagaaaatctaccagttATTTTGAtggattatgaagcaaacatacattgaaaatgctgtagctacactgatgcagaaacatatcttgtttaatctctttggttcataatgcatgaaatcaaatcaaATTTCCTttgaagaaaacctaccatcaaaatccagcatgattaaccagggacacttactcatagatccaggcactgtgactgtggtaatcttctcatatttgttatccatggtccccttccttctaaaatcgacttttaaaattatggtaatgaactTGAGGGGCGCTGGAAACACCGCAAGAAGATTAtttcagtcatggtgcctggatctatgagtaagttgttCTGTTTTTTGAGGCTTGAttttggtagattccctttaaccctttcacgacccataACGTAATGGCGGGTCACGGACGGGAGTTATTCCACCCCATCCCGCTTGTGAGAGATATGGGAAGTATATTAAGTGCATCAAACAATGCAGTGTACTGCAAACTAATGATCTTTTCACTTCTCTTTCAGCGCCGTTTAAAGGATGCTCTCATCGTTCTAGGAGGTGGAGGTTTTCTTTTTGCCTCCTATCTAACTGTAAAGGGGGATGAACAATTTTATGCAGAATGTTTAATGCCAGCATTGCAGAAAGTGGTATCACCGGAAGTGGCGCACACTTTATCTATCAAGTTTGCAGCTCTTGGTCTGATTCCGCAATGTGTATGGCAGAACTCACAGCATCTGGTATGAAGACACCTCCGGATCCCTATACATTAGGCAGATTTAATTCACTGTTTCACGATGACCTGTTCACTGCTCAGTTCTGTCAGGATTATGTATGGGTAATACGTAACCTTTATTGataaaaagtaaaatcataaGACTCCCTGGGAGTGGCATTCTTTTCCCTGATGAATTCTAGAGATAGAAACTTGTCCGGTCTATAAGATTAGAGAGGGAGAGCTAGCTGAGGACTGTGATACGAGGGAAAGCTGTATGTGAACATCTAGGGATTGTGTGTGTGATCATGTACACTCAGTTGTTAGGCATCCCATCTAGTCCGTGCATTTCAGCCTATAGCACCCTAATTGCATCAGGCTATCACTGCTCCAAAAGAAAACACATTTTAGAAGTTATTGTGGTGGGACACTTCAGTATCACAGTTTATTTGTTGTCTTATGATTTTACTTTTTAGCAATAAAGGTTACGTTTTAACCATATATACTCATGACAGAACAGGCAAATTTCCAGTATATCTCAGACTATGGCCTCATAGTCCCATATACGGGGACCAATATCCGTCCGCACAGTTATCAGCCGGATAACGGTTACCAATGACACCAATGGCGCCCGTTCACTGTGTGGTGAGCATGCACTGAAAAATATAGGAAATGTCCAATGTAGGCTCTCAAGCAGATCTAAAACACATCAATCATTGACAAAAATAAATGTCTGGTAATAAGTATAAGTgattctcaataaattagaatatcagcaaaaagttaatttttttaattaattctgTTGAAAAAGTGAACTTTATGTATTATAAAGGGTCACTACAAACatagtgaactttttcaagtgttaaTGATTCcggcttacagccaaggaaatCCCCAAAAGTCATTATCTCATAAAATTAGAATATTATATGAGACCaactgtaatatttttttcaaaCACAGAAATATTGGGCAAATGATAAGCATGTATAgtaaatgcactcaatacttgATCCTTTTGCATGTATGCATCAATGTGGTGTGGCATGGAGGgggtcagctgatggtgctgtagagttgttatggaagcccaggttgtGTGATAACCTATAGATTCTCTATGGGAATAAGGTCAGGCAAGTTTGCTAGCGGATCAAGCTCagtgatactgtggttattaaaACCGGCATTGGTACTTTTGGCAGGTGTACACGTGCCAAGTACTACTGCAAAATAAAGCCCCAATTAATCTAACCGATCCTTTCTTGCTCCTAGGAGACTACAGTACTAGGTCACAAGTTCCGCAACCCAGTGGGCTTGGCTGCTGGGTTTGATAAGCATGCAGAAGCTGTAGATGGACTCTTCAAAATGGGCTTTGGTTTTGTAGAAATTGGAAGTGTCACCCCAAACCCACAGGATGGAAACCCAAAGCCCCGAGTGTTTCGTCTTCCTCAAGACATAGCTATTATCaataggtgattttttttttttttcagtctgaACTTCATTGCTTGAATACCGAAATTGCACATTACaaatgttaaagggattttctgaaaTTTAAATATTGACCACCTATCCTTAGGATTGATAGGGAGTTCTGACATTGCTGTCCTCTTCTGTGTCACATTCCATTGGTTTCATGTCCATTTGTCCCGTTACATCCCATTCTAAGCTAAGCTATAATGCTAATTGTAGCCTCTATATGGCAAGCAGTAAATAGACCGTAGATTGCGTCTGAATGCACTTCTTATCAGCTAATGGTATACACCCAATGCCAATCCTGAATCTTATAGATAGGTGACCTATATTTAGATCCTGGAATACTTTTTACCATAATGTTTATGTCTAGAAtttttaaaccagggacacttactcaaagatccaggcaccgtgactctggaaatcttataattgttatccatgacctcctttcttctaaaatcagcttttatagTAATGTTAATCGGCCACAAGGGTTccatgggtgttaccagagtttcTCGTTGCTGTaggtttacaggctgttacactcccccctccctctgcttgatgtaatctcacaacagcaggggaattttcagcaaacagtgggAGTGCTCCTTAAACACAGTAAcatcttgtgaagctacagcatggaggagccttctgggtcattagcataatttcaaaagttgattttagaagaaaactaatataattagattaccacagttactgtACCTGAATCTATGagaatgtgtccctggtttatcatgcagtgtTTAATTGAGGTTTTTCTCTCTGCCAGTAgtctccactagagggagctaaaatATTATGCTAAATGTTACCAATGACAAAAAGTAAACACAATATTAGTTGCATATATTTGTCAGGTTTTAAACTGGTGGAGACtagatatatatttatagtgTATGCTATAATAATGTCATGACAATCATGGAAAGCAGTTGTGTAAGCTGTTTCTGAAATGCATTTTTACTTGATTTCACTACAGATATGGATTTAACAGTCACGGTATAGAAGTTGTACGGCAGCGACTTCTTAAGAGGGTGGAGAAGCAGAAGACACTTACATCTGGTTAGGAGATCTTGCATCCTGGATAattttttcatataaaaaaaaaattgataactgACAACAATTTTAACATCCATTATTTTTCTAGCAATATAGCTTTAGAGACCTATAATTAGGTTAGGCCTTCCATATCAGATTCACGGTGGTCTGACTCCTGGCATACAAACAATTTGAAGAGGTGTGTAAAGTGAAAGTATAAACCCCATAGCGCTCAGCGCCGTATTAGTACTGCGAGAGTTCCCGCGATTAGTGTTCAGCGCTGTACTAGTACTGTGCATAGCCGATACCGGCTCGgtaatctaccactgacatcGGGTAACACCCGCAGTCTGAGTGGgatccgatcgcaggtgtttaacctgttaaatgctgcggtcatcgcgaccgcggcatttaacttgcttttgggggtctttcccccacgatcagatgattgcttgttcatgtcccatggtggaagtaataaaaaaaaaaagtaaaaggaaaatgttattcaataaaaaataaattaataaatcaataaaaatgcccataaaccccaaaacatataaatagacatataatgcacaaaaaagtctaaatcataacacaaacccaacATATATCATGTTCGTAacaataaaagaataaaagtaaatatttataaaattatgatttttacctagtTAAAccaacaaaaatgcaataaaaaaatgatcaaaaaaatatgtactccagaatgatactgttgcaaagtccaacatgtcccgcaaaaaacaagccatcatccagctctgtagccaataaagtaaaaatgttttgccacttggaagacggcaatgcaaaaattattgatttttttccccacattaggcttttatttggcaaatttggtaaaacataagaaaaaatattcaagtctggtatccccgtaatcgtattgaaccatagaataaagataacataattacTAGGCtatatggggggaaaaaaagtaaaaaatccagttcagaattgatgcttttctactcctgacctcaaaataaaagtttaaaagttCATCAATTTTCaaaaataggggataccaacccaaaAATGTTAAccctggaaaaagcatcttatccTTCAaacaaaatgccatcacatggccccaataacgaaaaaactaaaatgttatagtctacaaaaggggccaatggggaaagtaaaatcctggaagctgcagggccctccttcccttctgcacctcgctgtacgcccataaaacaagtaacggacacatgcggggggtctttgtacttgggagaaattatataacaaattgtaagatgggttttatcTTTCGGAAatctgtaaattttagggctaaatgaacgtataaccgtcatAACCGTAATGGCAATCtgaccattttaaatttcacctccatttcaattgctatgaagatcttaaggggttaacaatcttcctaaaagctgtttctgatagtttgaggggtgcagatttgaaaatgggttgattatgtaggttgttttaatgcaaaatatttaaaatttccttcaaaacagtatttatccccaaaatagtcaattatgaaaatacggaaaaccgctattcgatttgtaagccgcgtgacatcaaaataaattatccagacatttcaaaaatgtaatgtagacatatgggaaatgttattcagcaacttatttaggtgctaaatctatctgcctgaaaacgcggtgattttgaatttttttttttttttaaatgctactGCTACTTTAATCAATCCGTTGATTTTCTCAgcatggagaagacacaggacagaagatggcctctggtcacatgtccacataggcaggtcatgtgatcactatgtttggctgtagtcagttggttgcagtgcatccagtatggccattgttttggtgatggcagttacatatcattactatggtaacagagcaaaaaaatctgttagatcatcactgggagcagagcataagaggtaggaggaggagttactgagaactaaaggataatgggacttgtagtttcctgtggcggccatcttggtgataactcctcatactttagagaggccataaaattttgtgaatcataaaatcaaaccacttaagctccattttttgactaatgacattgaatttggttacattcatttatttatagcattgtgggttttttgtatcggacgttcatattcccggaatacccctttaaggtataaaATGGCTGTGTCCCAGATTTGTGACATGCAAGTACATGTACTGAAGAAGTTGCAGGCCGTTCAGAGAGATGATTGGTGAGGAGCCAAAAGTGGGACCCCGTGTAACTGATATTGATGGCCGTAAATGACAGAAAGCCATTGGTTTTATGTCCTTGGACAAACCATTTAACAATACATTAAGTCTTTTACCGGAGTCACCTTAATTCTCCTTCAAAATGATGTGTATTGACATTCTTAGACTTCTAGACCCAATCACTAGGTTTAAGCTGTGCCATCTCCATGACCGTGACCTATAGAGGAACACCTGTCCTTTTCTGAGGGCAGGATAGGATTCTAAGAATGGCTAATTATATAAATGGAtataatataagaatataacacatttactaaaagcaaCGTGTTAATGTGACAATTTTTGGAAGTTAGTGTTCTGATTTAATCTTGGTAGAATTGGAATGAAAATCTGGTCAGTGTAGACACTTTCTTGTCTTTCTTTCTCAGAGGGAATGCCATTGGGTGTAAACCTGGGAAAGAACAAGACATCAGAGGATGCAGCAGCTGATTACACAAGAGGAGTGCGTGAGCTCGGACCCCTGGCTGATTACCTTGTTATCAATGTGTCAAGCCCAAATACTCCAGGCCTGAGGGCACTTCAAGGCAGAGAGCAACTGCACCATCTGTTGGCCAAGGTATGGATAAATTGTAGATTTACTAACTCCTAGACAGTGTGTTTTGTCATTAGTATAgtttttaccaccacatatatgtataaatatatatagttacataACACCATTTATAGGGGTACTATTGTCACTGTGCCTTAATTTTTTCAACTGATATCTATAGTAACCTAAACTCTTTTGTGCATGTCTGAAACTCCCAGGCTTATAGaatccaatgtgttttaaaaatatatttcttttactAACTCTTTCTTGTGGTTACTTATATCCAAGATGGCTCCCGCGCTATGTTAGttaactacaaatcccagcatacCTTTTCTCTGTCTTGCCGAGAGTGCTCGTCCACAATGCACACTGCACAGCATCTCAGTTCCTGTCACATCCCAGGACCATGGGAGCGCAAAGCCTGTTCACGCATGTGTGGTACCTCCTGTGAGAAGAGTGAAACAGCGCCCACACGCAATCGATGTGGGCGCTTTC harbors:
- the DHODH gene encoding dihydroorotate dehydrogenase (quinone), mitochondrial isoform X1 translates to MLGAHVKRRLKDALIVLGGGGFLFASYLTVKGDEQFYAECLMPALQKVVSPEVAHTLSIKFAALGLIPQCVWQNSQHLETTVLGHKFRNPVGLAAGFDKHAEAVDGLFKMGFGFVEIGSVTPNPQDGNPKPRVFRLPQDIAIINRYGFNSHGIEVVRQRLLKRVEKQKTLTSEGMPLGVNLGKNKTSEDAAADYTRGVRELGPLADYLVINVSSPNTPGLRALQGREQLHHLLAKVVNARNMLPMEHRPALLVKIAPDLSLSDKEDIASVVMQLGIDGLIVSNTTISRPSTLKEPSSVETGGLSGAPLRDISTETIKEMYALTSGKITIIGVGGVSCGLDALLKIRAGASLIQLYTALTYQGPPVIGKVARELENLLIEQGFSNVSEAVGADHRTTSRNTTTKS
- the DHODH gene encoding dihydroorotate dehydrogenase (quinone), mitochondrial isoform X2; the encoded protein is MLRNRRLKDALIVLGGGGFLFASYLTVKGDEQFYAECLMPALQKVVSPEVAHTLSIKFAALGLIPQCVWQNSQHLETTVLGHKFRNPVGLAAGFDKHAEAVDGLFKMGFGFVEIGSVTPNPQDGNPKPRVFRLPQDIAIINRYGFNSHGIEVVRQRLLKRVEKQKTLTSEGMPLGVNLGKNKTSEDAAADYTRGVRELGPLADYLVINVSSPNTPGLRALQGREQLHHLLAKVVNARNMLPMEHRPALLVKIAPDLSLSDKEDIASVVMQLGIDGLIVSNTTISRPSTLKEPSSVETGGLSGAPLRDISTETIKEMYALTSGKITIIGVGGVSCGLDALLKIRAGASLIQLYTALTYQGPPVIGKVARELENLLIEQGFSNVSEAVGADHRTTSRNTTTKS
- the DHODH gene encoding dihydroorotate dehydrogenase (quinone), mitochondrial isoform X3; its protein translation is MPALQKVVSPEVAHTLSIKFAALGLIPQCVWQNSQHLETTVLGHKFRNPVGLAAGFDKHAEAVDGLFKMGFGFVEIGSVTPNPQDGNPKPRVFRLPQDIAIINRYGFNSHGIEVVRQRLLKRVEKQKTLTSEGMPLGVNLGKNKTSEDAAADYTRGVRELGPLADYLVINVSSPNTPGLRALQGREQLHHLLAKVVNARNMLPMEHRPALLVKIAPDLSLSDKEDIASVVMQLGIDGLIVSNTTISRPSTLKEPSSVETGGLSGAPLRDISTETIKEMYALTSGKITIIGVGGVSCGLDALLKIRAGASLIQLYTALTYQGPPVIGKVARELENLLIEQGFSNVSEAVGADHRTTSRNTTTKS